Proteins from one Belonocnema kinseyi isolate 2016_QV_RU_SX_M_011 chromosome 8, B_treatae_v1, whole genome shotgun sequence genomic window:
- the LOC117178513 gene encoding uncharacterized protein LOC117178513 isoform X1: MGLQNSKSDRDHSGDDIISRKSLECVKDIITFLKEHAREEGLFRRSGRQNLRKRILIGLKKGEKAHFDNDADTALECAAALRLYLSCLKKPVIPLRVQELILADNPGVEAQEVARDALGLIRQDISGRHGELLADILGLLRHLTCSAPPSECSELHGSPLPIALLPVFFTLTPADLMKWRQVAARFNELINEAPEQLRLDSRCESSNVQNNPLPNPEETNQWRRMQNISFLYPVITLVNNRNAYPVGENAPIFLAPLHRPPPGRLHLAISNPTG; encoded by the exons ATGggccttcaaaattcaaaaag TGATAGGGACCATTCAGGAGATGACAtcatttcaagaaaatcattGGAATGTGTAAAGGACatcataacttttttaaaagaac ATGCTCGTGAAGAGGGTTTATTTCGGCGATCAGGAcggcaaaatttgagaaaaagaatTCTGATAGGACTGAAAAAAGGGGAGAAGGCACATTTTGATAATGATGCTGATACTGCCTTAGAATGTGCTGCAGCTTTACGTCTCTATTTGAGTTGTTTAAAAAAGCCAGTCATCCCATTAAGGGTTCAAGAACTGATTCTTG ccGATAATCCTGGAGTAGAAGCTCAGGAAGTTGCGCGTGATGCTTTGGGATTGATTCGCCAAGATATCAGTGGACGTCATGGAGAACTTTTAGCTGATATTTTGGGCCTTTTAAGGCACCTCACTTGTTCGGCACCACCCTCAGAATGCTCAGAATTACATGGATCTCCTTTGCCCATTGCTCTACTTCCTGTTTTCTTCACTCTTACg CCAGCTGATCTCATGAAGTGGAGACAAGTTGCGGCTCGATTTAATGAATTAATCAATGAAGCTCCAGAACAACTACGACTGGATTCGCGTTGTGAATCATCAAATGTGCAAAAC aatCCCTTACCAAATCCAGAAGAAACTAATCAATGGAGAAGAATGCAAAATATTTCCTTTCTTTATCCTGTTATCACGCTGGTAAACAACAGAAATGCCT ATCCAGTTGGAGAAAATGCCCCAATTTTTCTGGCACCCCTTCATCGCCCACCACCTGGTAGACTTCATTTAGCAATCTCAAATCCGACTGGCTAA
- the LOC117178513 gene encoding uncharacterized protein LOC117178513 isoform X2: MGLQNSKSDRDHSGDDIISRKSLECVKDIITFLKEHAREEGLFRRSGRQNLRKRILIGLKKGEKAHFDNDADTALECAAALRLYLSCLKKPVIPLRVQELILADNPGVEAQEVARDALGLIRQDISGRHGELLADILGLLRHLTCSAPPSECSELHGSPLPIALLPVFFTLTPADLMKWRQVAARFNELINEAPEQLRLDSRCESSNVQNKKLINGEECKIFPFFILLSRW, encoded by the exons ATGggccttcaaaattcaaaaag TGATAGGGACCATTCAGGAGATGACAtcatttcaagaaaatcattGGAATGTGTAAAGGACatcataacttttttaaaagaac ATGCTCGTGAAGAGGGTTTATTTCGGCGATCAGGAcggcaaaatttgagaaaaagaatTCTGATAGGACTGAAAAAAGGGGAGAAGGCACATTTTGATAATGATGCTGATACTGCCTTAGAATGTGCTGCAGCTTTACGTCTCTATTTGAGTTGTTTAAAAAAGCCAGTCATCCCATTAAGGGTTCAAGAACTGATTCTTG ccGATAATCCTGGAGTAGAAGCTCAGGAAGTTGCGCGTGATGCTTTGGGATTGATTCGCCAAGATATCAGTGGACGTCATGGAGAACTTTTAGCTGATATTTTGGGCCTTTTAAGGCACCTCACTTGTTCGGCACCACCCTCAGAATGCTCAGAATTACATGGATCTCCTTTGCCCATTGCTCTACTTCCTGTTTTCTTCACTCTTACg CCAGCTGATCTCATGAAGTGGAGACAAGTTGCGGCTCGATTTAATGAATTAATCAATGAAGCTCCAGAACAACTACGACTGGATTCGCGTTGTGAATCATCAAATGTGCAAAAC AAGAAACTAATCAATGGAGAAGAATGCAAAATATTTCCTTTCTTTATCCTGTTATCACGCTGGTAA
- the LOC117178686 gene encoding uncharacterized protein LOC117178686, with amino-acid sequence MAGKVITIFLLAFIFIQSTNALDKKNSLITDEIVFPDDIHHKVKEAEINNAIPEANEGFKNGKNMEDMKEHSSSGNIANPILDNRNIIGAPDRCPAGYRPQNGKCRKILPFK; translated from the exons atggCTGGAAAAGTCATTACGATTTTTCTGCTTGCTTTTATTTTCATACAATCCACCAATGCACTGGACAAGAAGAACAGCCTGATAACTGATGAAATTGTATTTCCAGATGATATTCATCATAAG GTGAAGGAAGCCGAGATAAATAACGCTATACCTGAAGCTAACGAGggttttaaaaatgggaaaaatatgGAAGATATGAAGGAACATTCATCCTCAGGAAACATTGCCAACCCTATTCTTGATAACAGGAACATTATTGGTGCACCAGATCGATGTCCAGCCGGATATAGGCCTCAAAATGGTAAATGCAGGAAAATACTGCCCTTCAAATAA